One Mycobacteroides salmoniphilum DNA segment encodes these proteins:
- a CDS encoding TetR/AcrR family transcriptional regulator, whose protein sequence is MVDPSGSPIRMADRQRARRSELVKEEVVEAALAEFSERGYHQTSIAHIAERLGTGHSMFYRYFTNKRDILEHVVQHATQRTIETLSHTLPGSITSLDEFHDFAVNLGLAYIGMVVADPRLSRLMLQQGAAVDAEMTEQFCRVFDAGASVLAGLLRNGIESGYVRPDIDVEAVADSVAGIPLGVLARYGHDPDQDILASRVRATADLVCRGIAP, encoded by the coding sequence ATGGTGGACCCATCGGGATCGCCGATCCGGATGGCCGATCGGCAGCGCGCCCGCCGCAGCGAGCTCGTCAAAGAAGAGGTGGTCGAGGCCGCCCTGGCGGAGTTCTCCGAGCGCGGATATCACCAGACGTCCATCGCACATATCGCGGAACGGCTCGGCACCGGGCACTCGATGTTCTATCGGTACTTCACCAACAAGCGCGATATCCTCGAACACGTGGTTCAGCACGCCACACAGCGCACCATCGAAACTCTCAGTCATACGCTGCCCGGCAGCATCACGTCGCTGGACGAATTCCATGATTTCGCAGTAAATCTCGGGCTTGCGTATATCGGAATGGTGGTTGCCGATCCACGTCTGTCGCGCCTGATGCTGCAGCAGGGCGCAGCGGTGGATGCGGAGATGACCGAACAGTTCTGTCGTGTATTCGACGCAGGGGCTTCGGTTCTCGCCGGCCTACTGCGCAATGGCATCGAATCCGGATATGTGCGGCCGGATATCGACGTCGAGGCCGTCGCTGATTCGGTGGCAGGTATTCCGCTGGGTGTGCTCGCCCGTTACGGACACGATCCCGATCAGGACATCCTCGCGTCTCGAGTGCGTGCCACCGCCGACCTCGTCTGCCGGGGAATCGCACCCTGA
- a CDS encoding MBL fold metallo-hydrolase, translating into MNTFTVGDATITQLTELEVWPIPPRDWYPAISDEQLAFARAAYAPSAVTEDGAELIFAIHNYLIELGDAVVVVDTCSGNHKNRPFFPDLHMLDTDYLTRLKRAGFDPADVDIVINTHLHMDHCGWNTRLTEDSWRPTFSNATYLFDSTELKYLQTQWESAPAEKWTDGGGWVYQDSVLPVLEHATHVFIGPGHRVHSHGATHITAHDTAGHTPGHLAVEISAPGAGVTIAGDALHHPMQAQFPDLPFFADVDPLMDIAARRSLLGRCADEGLRLVTAHFPAHLPLGVRRSGTAFEWDGPQAVG; encoded by the coding sequence GTGAACACTTTCACGGTCGGCGACGCGACCATCACGCAGCTGACCGAACTCGAGGTGTGGCCCATCCCGCCGCGTGATTGGTATCCGGCCATCAGTGACGAGCAGCTTGCCTTCGCCCGAGCGGCCTATGCACCCTCGGCCGTTACCGAGGACGGTGCCGAGCTGATCTTCGCCATCCACAACTACCTCATCGAGTTGGGCGATGCGGTGGTGGTCGTCGATACCTGCTCGGGCAATCACAAGAACCGGCCCTTCTTCCCGGACCTGCACATGCTCGATACCGACTACCTGACCCGCCTCAAACGGGCGGGATTCGATCCCGCCGATGTCGACATCGTCATCAACACCCATCTTCATATGGACCACTGCGGGTGGAACACACGGTTGACCGAGGACAGCTGGCGCCCCACCTTCTCGAACGCCACCTACCTATTCGACTCCACTGAGCTGAAATACCTTCAAACACAATGGGAATCGGCTCCGGCGGAAAAGTGGACCGACGGCGGCGGCTGGGTCTATCAGGACAGTGTGCTTCCGGTCCTCGAACACGCGACGCACGTCTTTATCGGACCAGGTCATCGGGTCCACTCCCACGGCGCCACCCACATCACTGCCCATGACACCGCGGGACACACGCCCGGACACCTGGCCGTCGAAATCAGCGCTCCGGGTGCGGGTGTGACCATCGCCGGCGACGCACTGCATCACCCCATGCAGGCCCAATTCCCAGATCTGCCCTTCTTCGCGGACGTCGATCCCCTCATGGACATCGCCGCACGCCGCTCACTACTTGGGCGATGCGCCGATGAAGGCCTTCGACTTGTGACCGCCCACTTCCCGGCACATCTACCGCTCGGTGTCCGCCGTAGCGGTACCGCGTTCGAATGGGACGGCCCGCAGGCCGTGGGGTAA